One segment of Pleomorphomonas sp. PLEO DNA contains the following:
- a CDS encoding DNA polymerase III subunit delta', with protein MAIEDDRATEADWLEGLPLPREQTELIGHSVAAAELHEGYTGGRLHHAILLTGPKGIGKATLAFRFARFVLSHPDPTKAPPPTAGLLPASDRVAAMVATGAHPNLLHLRRPWDDKTKKVKTQLTVDEIRRTVTFFGNAAGIDGYRIAIVDAADDMNISAANALLKMLEEPPKRSLFLVLSHAPGRLLPTIRSRCRRLSLDPLGPDDLDAALTSLGLTVAEGDKPALAALAEGSVRRAIECIENDGLDVYRLFQTLVDGFPRLDRPRLYRFADAVAGRKGGDSFDLCADLARGWLSEHMRLTLRGSVDRLNGYAIAWETVNRIVAETDGINLDRRQAVISMMQSLAGCVAK; from the coding sequence GTGGCGATTGAGGACGATCGCGCCACCGAGGCCGATTGGCTGGAAGGGTTGCCGCTGCCGCGCGAACAGACGGAGCTGATCGGCCATTCGGTCGCTGCCGCCGAACTGCATGAGGGCTACACCGGCGGTCGCTTGCACCACGCCATTCTCTTGACCGGACCGAAGGGCATCGGCAAGGCCACGCTGGCCTTCCGCTTCGCTCGCTTCGTGCTGAGCCACCCCGATCCGACGAAGGCGCCTCCGCCCACCGCCGGTCTGCTGCCGGCAAGCGATCGCGTCGCCGCCATGGTGGCGACTGGCGCCCATCCCAATCTCTTGCACCTCCGCCGCCCTTGGGACGACAAGACCAAGAAGGTCAAGACACAGCTGACCGTCGACGAGATCCGCAGGACGGTGACTTTCTTCGGCAATGCCGCCGGTATCGACGGCTATCGCATCGCCATCGTCGACGCGGCCGACGACATGAATATCTCGGCGGCCAATGCGCTGCTGAAGATGCTGGAGGAGCCGCCAAAGCGGTCGCTGTTCCTGGTGCTGTCGCACGCGCCGGGTCGGCTGCTGCCGACCATTCGCTCGCGCTGCCGGCGGCTTTCCCTTGATCCACTCGGCCCCGACGATCTCGACGCGGCCTTGACGTCGCTAGGCCTGACGGTCGCCGAGGGCGACAAACCGGCGCTGGCGGCCTTGGCAGAAGGCTCGGTGCGGCGAGCGATCGAATGCATCGAGAACGACGGTCTCGATGTCTATCGGCTGTTTCAGACCTTGGTGGACGGATTTCCGCGTCTCGACCGACCGCGCCTTTATCGCTTTGCCGACGCGGTCGCTGGTCGCAAGGGGGGCGACAGTTTCGATCTTTGCGCCGACCTGGCTCGCGGCTGGCTCTCCGAGCACATGCGCCTGACGCTGAGGGGGAGTGTTGACCGCCTCAATGGCTATGCCATCGCTTGGGAAACGGTGAATCGCATCGTCGCCGAGACAGATGGCATCAACCTAGATCGCCGGCAGGCTGTCATTTCGATGATGCAAAGCCTTGCGGGATGTGTAGCGAAGTAG
- the tmk gene encoding dTMP kinase, with translation MGGTRGRFVTFEGGEGTGKSTQSKRLAAALEARGLDVVLTREPGGSPAAETIRGLLLSGRVKPLGVLGEAYLFAAARIDHVAELIEPSLGRGAVVICDRFADSSRVYQGTAGGLSADVVDGLVDAAIGSTIPDLTIIIDVPVSVGLARVGHRSEGADRFESDAVAVHEARRRGFLALADRFPERCVVVDGSREKDVVSAEILALVTSRFKLDGEGARGD, from the coding sequence GTGGGCGGCACCAGGGGTAGGTTCGTCACTTTCGAGGGCGGCGAAGGCACCGGCAAGTCAACACAGTCGAAGCGCCTAGCCGCGGCTCTGGAGGCGCGTGGCCTCGACGTGGTGCTGACGCGCGAGCCGGGAGGTTCGCCGGCGGCCGAGACCATTCGCGGTCTTCTCCTGTCCGGCCGGGTCAAGCCGCTTGGCGTGCTCGGTGAGGCCTATCTGTTCGCCGCTGCCCGCATTGACCATGTTGCCGAGCTCATCGAACCGTCGCTCGGGCGCGGCGCCGTCGTGATCTGTGACCGTTTCGCCGATTCGAGCCGCGTCTATCAGGGGACCGCTGGAGGACTGTCGGCCGATGTTGTCGATGGCCTTGTCGACGCCGCCATCGGCTCCACGATTCCCGATCTCACAATCATCATCGATGTGCCAGTGTCGGTCGGGCTCGCTCGGGTTGGTCATCGCTCCGAGGGCGCCGATCGGTTCGAAAGCGACGCCGTCGCCGTACACGAAGCACGCCGCCGAGGCTTCCTGGCGCTGGCCGACCGCTTTCCTGAGCGTTGTGTCGTCGTCGATGGTAGCCGGGAGAAGGACGTGGTGTCCGCCGAAATCCTGGCGCTGGTGACAAGCCGCTTTAAGCTCGACGGGGAGGGCGCCCGTGGCGATTGA
- a CDS encoding D-alanyl-D-alanine carboxypeptidase family protein: MRGFVLPFLLFVVLMSGPSVAVESAAPRVMLHDESTGSLLITKDENKPFAPANFAKLVTAAVVFEALQTGEVTDATLYPITEHAWRTGGAPARVTTMFAAVKSFVPVSDLLRGLVVDYANDAAIALAEGLTGSEAAFTERMNAYAARIGLKDSRFANPTGYPDPQAKTTLADMLALAAYVRTTYPDRYALYSQPDFLWNKINQTNKTRFVKELPGVDGMMLAFDEKDGFGALMSAKRGDRRITVVASGYTALADRDKDLKALVEGAFSEYGRFEIYPSGAEIGRVKVFGGNTPDVAVISAGGAPVHLTLPTGDRSKFRLTVVYNGPVPAPIVRGTPIARLEVRVDDRLYQSVPLEAAGDVERGEIRDRALDGFTEMFAGWWYKTIGSISIEDIVNLGALRGRHQG, encoded by the coding sequence ATGCGTGGGTTCGTTCTGCCGTTCCTTCTGTTTGTTGTCCTGATGTCCGGCCCGTCCGTCGCAGTTGAGAGCGCCGCGCCGCGGGTGATGCTGCATGACGAAAGCACCGGCTCACTGCTGATTACCAAGGACGAAAACAAGCCTTTCGCGCCGGCCAATTTCGCCAAGCTTGTTACCGCCGCCGTGGTTTTCGAAGCGCTGCAGACGGGTGAGGTCACCGATGCCACGCTCTATCCCATCACAGAACATGCGTGGCGAACGGGCGGCGCGCCTGCCCGAGTGACCACCATGTTCGCGGCGGTGAAGTCCTTCGTGCCGGTGAGCGATCTTCTGCGCGGTCTCGTCGTCGACTATGCCAATGACGCGGCTATTGCGTTGGCCGAGGGCTTGACGGGGTCCGAAGCGGCTTTCACTGAACGCATGAACGCCTATGCGGCGCGGATTGGTCTCAAGGACAGCCGGTTCGCCAATCCGACCGGCTACCCTGACCCCCAGGCAAAGACCACTCTGGCGGACATGCTGGCGCTGGCTGCCTATGTCCGGACGACGTATCCCGACCGCTACGCGCTTTATAGCCAACCGGATTTTCTCTGGAACAAGATCAACCAGACCAACAAGACCCGCTTTGTGAAGGAGCTGCCGGGCGTCGACGGCATGATGCTGGCGTTCGATGAAAAGGATGGTTTCGGGGCGCTGATGTCGGCCAAACGGGGCGATCGCCGTATCACCGTGGTGGCAAGCGGCTACACTGCGCTCGCTGATCGCGACAAAGATCTCAAGGCGCTTGTCGAGGGGGCGTTCTCTGAATATGGCCGCTTCGAGATTTACCCATCTGGCGCGGAGATCGGCCGGGTGAAGGTGTTTGGCGGCAATACGCCGGATGTGGCGGTGATTTCGGCGGGTGGCGCTCCGGTGCATCTGACGCTGCCAACCGGCGATCGTTCCAAGTTTCGCCTCACCGTCGTCTACAATGGTCCTGTGCCGGCCCCTATCGTGCGCGGCACCCCGATCGCCCGTCTTGAGGTGCGCGTCGACGATCGTCTCTATCAATCGGTCCCGCTTGAGGCGGCCGGTGATGTCGAACGCGGCGAGATCCGGGACCGGGCGCTCGACGGCTTCACCGAGATGTTCGCCGGCTGGTGGTATAAGACGATCGGGTCTATATCGATCGAGGATATCGTGAACTTGGGAGCATTGCGTGGGCGGCACCAGGGGTAG
- a CDS encoding septal ring lytic transglycosylase RlpA family protein: protein MTAGRNGTRSTTKTLLTVMSTSLALAIGVAGCGTTEQAPLKFAKAKIDPKYGVAPSPRVVAMGDPVPKGGGRAMVGKPYQIAGKTYFPRIDPDYKVVGLASWYGTDFHGRRTANGEVFDSASISAAHPTMPLPSYARLTSLATGRSVIVRVNDRGPFHSNRVLDMSQRAADMLGVKAAGVAKIRVEYVGPASTDGDDTAFLLASYRGPSLDQQQADKPNVMLAAVESLPGVKSVMNVFGSSDAPKAAPARMAPVAPAVMAAATMPAEVAGIPAPAIDVVPLPRPAETFDYVTIASADPADFMAQPQFAVLAPTAVPLPQPRMSYADPSANTYQPTVMFGDVMLPPLPPNASGYAADRVSQAYQAVDGIEAGTGLSELVNKLEGMAGSKPSAVHDTSGPVVQLGVFGNPDNVAKVSTALSAYGTPVVTDITVGGRDMKLMRLTALTTTPDQVIAAAEAAGIDGARLLR, encoded by the coding sequence ATGACTGCTGGGCGAAACGGCACGCGCTCGACGACGAAAACGCTCCTGACGGTGATGTCCACATCACTGGCTTTGGCGATCGGCGTAGCGGGCTGCGGAACAACCGAACAGGCCCCTCTCAAGTTCGCCAAGGCAAAGATCGATCCTAAGTACGGCGTTGCGCCAAGCCCACGCGTCGTGGCGATGGGCGACCCCGTACCCAAGGGTGGCGGTCGTGCCATGGTCGGCAAGCCTTATCAGATTGCCGGAAAAACCTATTTTCCGCGGATCGACCCTGATTATAAGGTCGTCGGCCTTGCCAGCTGGTATGGCACCGATTTCCATGGTCGCCGCACCGCCAATGGCGAAGTGTTTGATAGCGCGTCGATCTCGGCCGCCCATCCTACCATGCCTCTGCCGTCCTATGCCCGGCTGACCAGCTTGGCGACCGGCCGGTCGGTTATCGTCCGCGTCAATGATCGCGGCCCGTTCCATTCCAACCGCGTCCTCGACATGTCGCAGCGCGCCGCGGACATGCTCGGCGTCAAGGCCGCGGGTGTGGCCAAGATTCGCGTCGAATATGTCGGTCCCGCTTCGACCGACGGCGATGATACCGCCTTCCTGCTTGCCTCTTATCGTGGCCCGTCGCTGGATCAGCAGCAGGCAGACAAGCCGAACGTGATGCTTGCCGCCGTCGAATCCTTGCCGGGCGTGAAGTCCGTGATGAATGTCTTCGGCAGTTCGGATGCGCCGAAGGCCGCGCCTGCGCGGATGGCTCCCGTCGCTCCGGCGGTGATGGCTGCCGCGACCATGCCGGCGGAAGTTGCCGGCATTCCAGCGCCGGCTATCGACGTTGTGCCGCTGCCGCGTCCTGCCGAGACCTTCGATTACGTCACGATCGCTTCGGCAGACCCAGCCGATTTCATGGCGCAGCCGCAGTTCGCGGTTCTTGCGCCGACCGCGGTGCCTTTGCCGCAGCCGCGTATGAGTTACGCCGACCCGAGTGCCAACACCTATCAGCCGACCGTCATGTTCGGCGATGTCATGTTACCGCCTCTGCCGCCGAATGCCTCTGGCTATGCGGCCGACCGCGTGTCGCAAGCCTATCAGGCCGTCGATGGTATCGAAGCCGGTACGGGCCTGTCGGAGCTGGTCAATAAGCTTGAAGGTATGGCTGGGTCGAAGCCGTCTGCCGTCCATGACACGTCTGGGCCGGTGGTGCAGCTAGGCGTGTTCGGCAACCCTGATAATGTCGCCAAGGTGAGCACAGCGCTCTCGGCCTACGGTACGCCTGTTGTTACCGACATCACCGTCGGCGGGCGCGATATGAAGCTGATGCGTCTCACGGCCCTGACCACGACGCCGGACCAGGTGATTGCCGCTGCCGAGGCTGCCGGCATCGACGGAGCCCGTCTCCTGCGCTGA
- the parC gene encoding DNA topoisomerase IV subunit A, which produces MGKELIPSDGIEPINLREALEERYLAYALSTIMHRALPDVRDGLKPVHRRILYAMRLLHLDPGNAFKKCARVVGDVIGKYHPHGDGAVYEAMVRLAQDFSQRYPLVDGQGNFGNIDGDSAAAQRYTEARMTEVARLLLDGLDEDAVDFRETYDQADKEPVVLPGAFPNLLANGSAGIAVGMATNIPTHNVAEICDAAIKLIDAPETPVEGLVNRDEGPIRGPDFPTGGIIVESSESILESYRTGRGGFRVRARWHREDLDRGMWQAVVTEIPYQVQKAKLIEKIAELITDRKVPLIEDVRDESTTDVRVVIIPKSRNVDDKLMMEALFRMSELESRFPMNMNVLSRGQVPNVLGVRQVLIEWLAHRREVLIRRSQHRLDQINARIELLEGFIIAYLNLDEVIRIIREEDEPKAELIRAFALNGTQADAVLNMRLRNLRKLEEMEIRKEHAELSKEKAEIEDLLSSDKKQWKTVRWQIGEVKKAFGADSKIGKRRTTFGEGPAHDAGDVMEALIEREPITVVVSEKGWIRTLKGHISDVSGLQFKAGDELRLFFKAETTDKLIVFADNGKVFALGADKLPGGRSAGEPIRLMVDMDDDADVVDVFVHKPDRKLLVVSSDGYGFVTVEADLVATTRKGKQLLNVSPGQKAKLMVPAEGDHVAIIGENRKFLIFPLSQVAEMGRGKGVRLQRFKDGGVSDVRVFAADGGLIWTDTSGRVFQRSMTDLADWIGDRASAGRLPPLGFPKSNSFGPRGL; this is translated from the coding sequence ATGGGCAAGGAACTGATTCCATCCGACGGCATCGAGCCGATCAATCTGCGGGAGGCGCTCGAGGAGCGCTATCTCGCATATGCTTTGTCGACCATCATGCATCGGGCACTGCCCGACGTGCGCGATGGCCTGAAGCCGGTGCACCGGCGCATCCTCTACGCCATGCGCCTTTTACACCTCGACCCCGGCAACGCCTTCAAGAAGTGCGCCCGTGTCGTCGGCGACGTGATCGGTAAGTACCATCCGCACGGTGACGGCGCGGTCTATGAGGCGATGGTGCGCCTCGCCCAGGATTTCTCCCAGCGCTATCCGCTGGTCGATGGCCAGGGCAACTTCGGCAATATCGACGGCGACAGCGCCGCCGCCCAGCGTTACACCGAAGCGCGCATGACCGAGGTCGCCCGCCTGCTGCTGGATGGGCTTGACGAGGATGCCGTCGACTTTCGGGAGACCTACGACCAGGCCGACAAGGAACCGGTCGTGTTGCCCGGCGCCTTCCCCAACCTCCTCGCCAACGGCTCGGCCGGTATTGCCGTCGGCATGGCGACCAATATTCCCACCCACAACGTCGCCGAGATCTGCGACGCGGCCATCAAGCTGATCGACGCGCCGGAAACGCCGGTGGAGGGCTTGGTCAACCGTGACGAGGGGCCAATCCGCGGCCCGGATTTCCCAACCGGCGGTATTATCGTCGAGAGCTCGGAGTCCATTCTCGAAAGTTACCGCACTGGCCGGGGCGGCTTCCGCGTCCGCGCCCGCTGGCATCGCGAAGACCTTGATCGCGGCATGTGGCAGGCGGTGGTCACCGAGATCCCTTACCAGGTGCAGAAGGCCAAGCTGATCGAAAAGATCGCCGAGCTGATCACCGATCGCAAGGTGCCGCTTATCGAGGATGTGCGCGACGAGTCGACCACCGACGTCCGCGTCGTCATCATTCCGAAGTCGCGTAACGTCGACGACAAGCTGATGATGGAAGCGCTGTTCCGCATGTCGGAACTCGAGAGCCGCTTTCCGATGAACATGAACGTGCTGTCGCGCGGTCAGGTGCCCAACGTGCTCGGCGTGCGGCAGGTGCTCATCGAGTGGCTCGCTCATCGTCGCGAGGTCTTGATCCGCCGGTCGCAACACCGGCTCGACCAGATCAACGCCCGTATCGAGCTGCTCGAAGGCTTTATCATTGCCTACCTCAACCTCGACGAGGTGATCCGCATCATCCGCGAGGAGGACGAGCCCAAGGCTGAATTGATTCGCGCCTTCGCTCTCAACGGGACTCAGGCCGATGCCGTGCTCAACATGCGCCTCAGGAATTTGCGCAAGCTTGAGGAAATGGAGATCCGCAAGGAGCACGCCGAACTGTCCAAGGAAAAGGCCGAGATCGAGGACCTGCTCAGCTCGGATAAGAAGCAGTGGAAGACGGTGCGTTGGCAGATCGGCGAGGTGAAGAAGGCGTTCGGTGCCGACAGCAAGATCGGCAAACGCCGCACCACCTTCGGAGAAGGTCCGGCCCATGACGCCGGCGATGTCATGGAAGCGCTGATCGAGCGCGAGCCGATCACCGTCGTCGTTTCCGAAAAGGGCTGGATTCGCACGCTGAAGGGCCACATCTCAGACGTTTCCGGTCTTCAATTCAAGGCCGGCGACGAGCTCAGGCTGTTCTTCAAGGCGGAAACCACCGACAAGCTGATCGTGTTCGCCGACAACGGCAAGGTATTCGCCCTCGGCGCCGACAAGCTGCCGGGCGGCCGTTCGGCCGGTGAACCAATCCGGTTGATGGTCGACATGGACGACGATGCCGATGTGGTTGACGTGTTCGTCCACAAGCCTGATCGCAAGCTCCTCGTGGTGTCGTCCGATGGCTATGGCTTCGTTACCGTCGAGGCCGACCTTGTCGCCACGACGCGCAAGGGCAAGCAGCTGTTGAACGTTTCGCCTGGCCAGAAGGCGAAGCTGATGGTTCCGGCGGAAGGCGACCATGTCGCCATCATCGGCGAAAACCGCAAGTTCCTGATCTTCCCACTCTCCCAGGTGGCGGAGATGGGCCGTGGCAAGGGCGTGCGTCTCCAAAGGTTCAAGGATGGCGGCGTGTCAGACGTGAGGGTGTTTGCCGCCGATGGTGGTCTCATCTGGACCGACACGTCGGGTCGCGTGTTCCAAAGGTCGATGACCGATCTCGCCGACTGGATAGGTGATCGCGCCTCCGCCGGTCGGCTGCCGCCGCTGGGATTCCCAAAGTCGAACAGTTTCGGACCGAGGGGGCTCTGA